The following proteins come from a genomic window of Pyxidicoccus sp. MSG2:
- a CDS encoding M48 family metallopeptidase: protein MPSDHVKWGEINIAYSYRYTRSRTLSITIHPDLAVEVAAPEGTSRDVIRSKVLKRGAWIANAWREYSRFHPLQPPRQYIPGETHRYLGRQYRLRFVEGVEVSVALRRGYLDVTSPGPPTSELLRPLVIAWYEQRAAEILRERFDACYRISESHRIPPPRLAVRAMATRWGSCSKGGQVTLNPELIKTPKDCIDYVITHELCHLVEYNHSPRFWKLLQKLMPDWEERRERLNRIADI, encoded by the coding sequence ATGCCTTCCGACCACGTCAAATGGGGCGAGATCAACATCGCCTACAGCTATCGCTACACCCGCAGCCGGACGCTGAGCATAACGATCCACCCCGATCTCGCCGTCGAGGTGGCGGCGCCTGAGGGCACGTCCCGAGACGTGATCCGCTCTAAGGTGTTGAAACGTGGGGCGTGGATTGCGAACGCATGGCGTGAGTACTCCCGATTCCACCCGCTCCAGCCGCCTCGGCAGTACATCCCCGGAGAAACTCACCGTTACCTCGGACGCCAATATCGGCTGCGCTTTGTCGAGGGGGTGGAAGTCTCCGTGGCGCTGCGGCGCGGATACCTCGATGTCACATCACCGGGTCCTCCGACCAGCGAGCTGCTGCGCCCGCTCGTGATCGCCTGGTACGAGCAACGTGCTGCGGAGATTCTCCGCGAGCGCTTCGACGCGTGTTACCGCATTTCGGAGTCACATAGAATCCCACCACCGCGACTCGCCGTACGGGCAATGGCGACGCGATGGGGCAGTTGCTCGAAGGGTGGTCAGGTGACGCTGAACCCCGAGTTGATCAAGACGCCGAAGGACTGCATCGACTACGTGATCACCCACGAGCTTTGTCACCTCGTCGAGTACAACCACAGTCCACGGTTTTGGAAACTTCTCCAGAAGCTGATGCCAGACTGGGAGGAACGGCGGGAACGACTAAACAGGATAGCGGATATTTGA
- a CDS encoding DUF3396 domain-containing protein has product MRKAIPVIRIPSMRSDVEVRDGVILCFFMRCSHGDVASAMWRALQAYRRAISPNALNWYGADDGDTLPLDDKGWEHIRERMLERPWAGAARHVSLAEATGEAGGYHFNYDGRQLEHPLHWRKKGATSAVSFSFPTEYLLEHGPAHLRALALELGRELPFSFGYASLAFVSHPGLWHGVRKQLVGLLERYPGLDLYLLSETGNVIGTGARGAYWMTFLGPPLLNQLGGQEALREQLCFPEVTFEPMERERLLLTLGEWPEAMDTEKGPPPAQYRALARLLEPYLCEEGGLWPPMTREYMHHWLRRLCR; this is encoded by the coding sequence ATGAGGAAGGCTATTCCCGTCATCCGCATTCCGAGCATGCGCAGCGATGTCGAGGTTCGCGACGGCGTCATCCTCTGCTTCTTCATGCGCTGCTCGCACGGAGACGTGGCTTCAGCGATGTGGCGCGCCCTGCAGGCCTACAGGCGTGCCATCTCGCCCAACGCATTGAACTGGTACGGCGCGGACGATGGAGACACCCTGCCGTTGGACGACAAGGGATGGGAGCACATCCGCGAGAGGATGCTCGAGCGGCCATGGGCGGGCGCCGCGCGGCACGTCTCGCTGGCCGAGGCGACTGGCGAAGCGGGCGGGTACCACTTCAACTACGATGGCCGCCAGCTTGAGCATCCATTGCACTGGCGCAAGAAGGGCGCCACCAGTGCGGTGTCCTTCTCGTTTCCCACCGAGTACCTCCTGGAGCACGGCCCCGCGCACCTGCGTGCGCTGGCCCTGGAGCTTGGCCGGGAGCTGCCCTTCAGCTTCGGCTACGCCAGCCTCGCCTTCGTCTCGCATCCCGGGCTCTGGCACGGTGTCCGGAAGCAGCTCGTCGGTCTGCTGGAGCGCTACCCGGGGCTGGACCTGTACCTGCTGAGTGAGACGGGCAACGTCATCGGTACCGGGGCGCGGGGGGCGTACTGGATGACCTTCCTGGGCCCGCCGCTGCTGAACCAGCTCGGCGGTCAGGAGGCGTTGCGCGAGCAGCTCTGCTTCCCGGAAGTCACATTCGAGCCAATGGAGAGGGAGCGGCTGCTGCTGACGCTGGGGGAGTGGCCGGAGGCCATGGACACGGAGAAGGGGCCCCCTCCCGCGCAGTACCGGGCGCTGGCGCGGCTGCTGGAGCCGTACCTCTGCGAGGAGGGCGGCCTGTGGCCTCCCATGACTCGCGAGTACATGCACCACTGGCTGCGCCGGCTCTGCCGGTAG